A segment of the Denticeps clupeoides unplaced genomic scaffold, fDenClu1.1, whole genome shotgun sequence genome:
ttgtgaaaagtgaaagtgattgtgcaaacactgcagcacacacagcaaacgtgtcctctgtatttaaccagcaCCTAGTAGGCACCATGACCGGCaaccggggagcagtctgtcccagagacgggaccttcatcaaggggacctcagtggttcggGACTCAAACtcaaaaccttctgattacagggccatgTCCCTGCCAGCTGGGCCACCGCTGCTGGCTGGTTCCTTCTAGGGAGTTCCAGATAGAAAAGAAAGAGGCCATATAAAGAGATATTCCACGTGAAAGTCTTTAGATAAAAATAACAGGCTGGTTGTGACAGTAATATAGGCCAAGGTCCAGTGAAGCTCCATCATTGTGGCTGCACGTCGTGCTTTTTGTGGGAACCGGTGAAAATCCGGCGCTGCGGAAGCCGCGCTGACCAATCGGAGCCCCAGACGGGCGCGCGCGCCGCGCCTCCGCCAATCAGCGGCGAGAACCGGAGCTCCAATCACACGGGCCCTCGGGGCGGGGAGCCACGTGCACGCGCAAACATTACAGTGCGCGTTCGCGCTGTCTCTTTCCTCCCCATCatcctgtctctgtgtgtgtatatatgtgtattttatatttttatatttatatttattctttttttcatgaccatttacgttggtagattctcactgaaggcatcaaaactatgaatgaacacatgtggagttctgtacttaacaaaaagtggagttctggcctccacagtcaccggacctgaacccagtccagatggtttggggtgagctggaccaacaagtgctaaacacctctgggaactccttcaagactgttggagaagcatttcaggtgacgacctcttgaagctcatcgagagaatgccaagagtgtgtaaagcagtaatcagagcaaagaaactagaataaaaacattatttcacctttttttgttaagtacagaactccacatgtgttcattcatagttctggtgccttcagtgagaatctaccaacgtaaatggtcatgaagataaagaattTTCCAGATTTGtggcctgtacagtatgtgagtgtgtaaatgtgtgcgtgtcgatgatgacgacgacgaccAGACCGGAAGCTGCATCATTCGGACGGTGACGCCCGCGCTCAGGTGTGCAGGTGGGGGGTCGCGGGGCGCGTCCCGCTCGCGGAGCATCGTGCGGCCCCGCGCGCTCCGCTCCCGCTCGTGCTcgcgcgtgcgtgcgcgcgcccCATCCCCGCTGCCTCCGTGCGCGGGCGCGCGCAGGGCTCCCGTTAAGGACAAAGGCGCGTCGTCCGCGCTGGATGTGACGGCGGGCCGCGGCGGTTCGGATGGAGGACGGCGGCGTCGAGACGCCCGCTTGGCCGCAGCTGTCGCGGGTGGACGGCGCGGTGCTGCCGGCGCTCGGCGGGTTCGGCCGGTACCAGAAGCGGCTGGTGCTGCTGTCGTGGCTGCCGGCGCTGCTGCTGTCGTGCGGCGCCAACTCGGACCCGTTCCTGCTGGAGGGGCCGCCCTGCGTGTGGAACCGGACGGAGAACGGGACGGGCGCGGGCGGCCGGCCTGGCGGAGAACGTGGTGACGGAGGTAGGGGACCGGAACGGCCCGGCCCGGTTCGGCCCGGTTCTGTGTGGTGAGACTCTGCTTCTTGTCCCAGTGGCGGCTGGTGTGTGAGGACGCCTGGAGGCTGCAGCTGCTCCGCGTCGCGCTGCTGTTCGGGTCCACGGTCGGGTACCTGCTGGGCGGAGTCCTGGCGGACTTACGTGTCGGGGGCGTGGGGAGGGCGTGGTCCGCCGCCGGACCCGCCCACAACTCTACCTGTGCAGGTGCTTTGCAGATGTTGTAACTctttaaaagggggaggggcctaCGGACGTGATtccgaacgtgaccacgcccactagcAACACGTAGCTTGTCAGCGTGAAAACGGAGGCGTTGACGAGCGTCCCTCCTGTCTCTCGCAGGCTGGGCCGCAAGCCTgtgatgttggtgtgtgtgtgtcggtgtgtgtgtgcggcgtGGGCGTGGCCTTCTCCAGCAGCCTGCTGATGTTCGCCTGCCTCCGCTTCGTCCAGGGCCTGAGCCTGGCGGGGATCGGCCTGACGCTGTACCTACTGCGTGAGTttcacacccgcacacacacacacacccccggGTTCCGGGTAAACGTGGTCTGTCCCCGCCCGCCaggtatggagctgtgtctccccGCCTGGCGCTTCTCCGCCATGCTGGTGTCCAGCGTGCTGGCGGTGGGCGGGCAGCTCCTCATGCCCGGTCTGGCCACCCTCTGCGCGGACTGGCACCTTTTCCAGATGCTCAGCAGCccgctggtgctgctgctgttttacGCGTGGTAAGTGTGGGGTGAAAGGTCGTGGGGGCGCCGGCCGCCGCTGACCCCGCCTCCTCTCGTCTGGCCAGCTTGTTCCCGGAGTCGCTGCGGTGGCTGCTGGCCACTCGCCGCTTCCACAGGGCCAAAGGTCAGATGTACGCCATCGCCCAGAGCAACCGCGTGGACACGGAGACCGACCAGAGCGGCGTCCTGTCAGGTGAGCGTCCGGCGCCCGCGCCGTGCCCCGCCCGAGAGCGTCCCCGGCCCATGGCGTCTCTGGTCTGTCCGCAGAGCTGGAGCGGGCGCAGCAGGAGACGCCGCGGAGCTCCTGCGTCTGCAGATCATCAGGACCCGCAACCTGTGGAAGAGCGTCCTGGTCCTGTGCGTGAACGCGTGAGTCCACCGCGGATTCTATTGATGTTCTGTTGGACGTAGGGACGTGGTGGGCGGGGACTCTACCGGTCTGTCCCTGCGTGTCCCCCTCAGGCTGGCCGGCTGCGGGATGGAGGAGTGTTTCGTGCGTGTCGTTTGGGGCGGCGTCCTTCCTTCCAAGTACCTCGCGCTTGGAGGCGTGGCTTTGGCGGCGTGTGTGGCAATGGGCGGGGCTGTCTGCTTGTTGGGAAGGAGGGCGGGGCTCCTCTGTTTCATGATCGTCACGGCGCTGTGTTCCCTGCTGCAGCTGGGTCTGTTTAACTGTGAGTTCACACTCGCATGCAgcgtacacacactcacgtgtGCACTTATTTTCTCACGAAACGTACCGCTCTGTGTTGCAGTGATGATGGGAAATACGCACTTCGGCATGGaacaggtaacacacactcgcacacaacacactcacactcacacctctAGGACTCTCGTCATTCTCTGGGTGATGTAATGATGGATAGTGATCATTTCTACTGCGTTTTAATTGAAAGAACAAACGATGGACTTGAACGTGGAGATAAACTcatcttctccgtcttggcccctcggtggtggaatcaacttccagctcagtcactgagcaccttcacacggcagctcaacaccttcctctttagagaagatttagatgaacttgtaaccttcttctcgtctgacttctgtatagaaactagaacagagtgaataaaaagattgtattcatagttgggggtcctagtgaaccggaattgatctcttcatccatggtgacatggaagcacgttgtaagtcgctctggataagggcgtctggtaaatgccgtaaaatgtaaactgTGTGGTGTAATAatatctgctgtgtgtgtgtgtagttctgaGGGACAATCACGTCTCTGTGGTTTTTCTGGAATTGGGATTCTCACGTCTCACGCCGTCAGCAGCCTCAGCGTTTTCACCTGTGCGGAGATCAGCCGACGGTCATCaggtacgtacacacacacacacacacacacctctaaaGCCATCTGGAACGGTGCATACGACCGTAACGCTTCACTGTAATGAGCGGCGTTTACAGTAGTTTAATTCAGGTATAAACAGGTATTAACAGTAACGGGGACCATTTCATTGCAAATGTAGTTCACACAAGCGGAAATTGTGGTTTTGACGATGTGAAGTCACAGCCAGGAATTAATACCTGAATTAAACTGGATTACAGTCCTGGTTCACGATTCTAATtctgtagtagcctagcgggtaacacacccgcctatgaaccagaagacccaggttcaaaccccacttactaccatcgtgtccctgagcaagacacttaaccctgagtgtctccaaggggggactgtccctgtaactacagagtggtagtagcctagtgggtaacacacccgcctatgaaccagaagacccaggttcaaaccccacttactaccatcgtgtccctgagcaagacacttaaccctgagtgtctccaaggggggactgtccctgtaactactgggtggtagtagtgggtctagcgggtaacacactcgcctattaaccagaagacccaggttcaaaccccacttactaccatcatgtccctgatcacgacacttaaccctgaatgtctccagggggacactgtccctgtaactactgtctggataagggcgtctggtaaacgctgtaaatgtgaatacaGTTaaaaggtttgtgtgtttgtaggggTGGCAGCGTGGGCCTGGTCATGGCGAGCGCGACGCTGGGGGCGTGCGTGTCCCCGCTGCTGGACCACCAGGAGCTTCGCGGCTTCTTCCTCCTCAGAGTCATCCTCACCTGCACCTGCCTGCTGTCCCTCATCTGCATCCCGCTGCTGCGGGAGACGACCGGCCAGCCCCTGCCTGAGTCCATCGCGGAGGCGGAGGGACTCCTGCGCAGGCCCCTCCCCTCCGGCGAGCAGCACTGCCTGCTCCAGAGGCCAGAGGTCACGGACACACCGCTCCGTCAGCTGACCACAGACACGCCCAACGGGGTGAGGACCTCGTGAACCCGCCCTGGCCGAGCGGCGGGGCGACGCCCCCGAACCGAGAACGTTGGTGCACGCGCCCTGAACCACTCAGGACGGCGAGGAACGTCCCCCTCGCCGACGCTGGACGAGTCGCTCGGCACACTCGCTGTTCGTAAACGTCACATTTGCACTAAGTTCAGGAACAATCAAGCAGACTGTAGCGTGTTGAGGTTTTTTAATGATGGCTGATGCCGGAGAGCGAGCGCGCGTGTGGAGGATGACGGTAAAAACCCGACTTCCGCATTTTTAACCAACCGTCTGGTCACGTGTGGAGCTGCtggacggttaaatacagagacacAGATAGGAGTTTTAATAAAGAAACCAACAtagaaataacatttgtaatctGGTGTTTCTCCTCGGTCACTGACTCTCATTAGATGTTTCGCTCAACGGTAAAATGATTAAATTTGATTTGACGTCAGATGCAACTGGGTCCTGTGGTGAATTAAAAAGCGagttatatattattatataacagCTTCAGACTGACAAGAAGGGGCCGCgtgaggtcaaagttcaaaatGCGTCCGGGCGCGTCTCCATTTCCTGCTTTATCCGGTTCTCCACCAGCAGGGCGAGCCGCCCGTCCGACAGCGGCAGCTGGCAGGAGAGGAAGACCTGCTTCTTCGTCCGGCGAGCTGGGAGGAGGAAACCAACGGCGAGTTacgaccaacacacacacacacacactgaccggCGTCCGCTCCGTCACCGTACCGAGCCGCTGGGAGAGAGAGCTGGGGCCGGGGTCTGAGGGGTCCCCCAGGATCAGGGTGGACAGGGGGGCGGAGTCCTAGAAAGAAACACAGGAAcaatgaatatttacatttacggcattaacCAATCGCCCTTAtccaaccagtagttacagggacagtcccccccgctggagacactcagggttaagtgtcctgctcagggacacaatggtagtaagtggggtttgaacctgggtttgaacgagtgtgttacccactatgccactaccaccccaatatCAGAAATCAAAAATAGTGTAACTAGTAAATATTACCAAATTTCCACCTcatatttggtttatttaacGTGCCCTTATAGAGCATGCCTGCTGTTCTGCGCAGGCGCAGACGCCTGTTCCGCGCCTCACTgctttcactttgaaataaaCAACGTGTCCGGCTCGGCTGCGCCGTACTGACCAGTCTGCTGTTGACGGACACGGCGAGGTTGGACAGAACCGGCGCGGCTCCGATCCAGAGGAAGAAGCCGCCGCTCAGCTTCATCACGTGGAAATGGACGGGCTGCTCCAGCAGCTTCTCGGAGAAGCGGTGGACCGAGATCCCGCTCCCGGTGTCGTCCGGACCCTGCATCGCGCTCGGCCTTCTCGCCTTCACCGGACCCGCGGAGGAGAGGAGACCGGGCTGCTGCGGCCATCTCACTCACATGCGCGGCGAGCCACAGCGCCGCCAGCGGCGAGGAGGAGAACTGACCGGGCGACGGCCAagcgtgttgccagattggtctTATTTCCTCCTGATCACTTCATTCACCTGTACATGTATTTTACCTTCTGgtgttacccactcggctactgCCACCCTGCAACAAACGAAATGAGATTCAGTGAGGGGAGGTGAGTGCAGCAGATAAGATTTGCCAGTGGCCTGCTGTTGGTATTTTTATTGTATAGTATGTTTAGGCTTGGTACTTTAAATTAAATGCCGTGGCAGTTAATGAACTGaagaaattatattaaaaaatgtattgcagaCACCAGAAATCAGCTCAGAACTGATGTGTGTAATTACGACACTGGCACAAAACTCAATAATCGGCATCCACACACGTGGCCAGCTGTTCACAGTAGGAATCTCAGACGGGTTCTGGGCAGGTAGGAGGTCAGGCAGAACCCTGGTCGTGTCTGTGGAGTAACTATAGCGTAACCTACTCTCCTTCTCAAcccacatcaccaatctttcttGTTCATGTAGGTTCCTTCGCTAAAATATCAGATGGATccacccttattacacctcgaactgcacctggtatactccgagcctccagtactgctcgcctggtccctccatctctgaaggtaaaaggaagacactcatctagactcttctccgtcttggcccctcggtggtggaatgaacttccagctcagtcactgagcaccttcacacggcagctcaacaccttcctctttagagaagatttagatgaacttgtaaccttcttctgtatagaaactagaacagagtgaataaaaagattgtttcatgttggggtcctaatgaaccagaactgaccacttcgtccatggtgacatggaagcacattgtaagttgctctggatcagggcgtctgccaaatggcgtaaatgcAAATGTCTTGCACACAGAAAAGTGTCCCCACCCAGGCGGTGGTCCAGGTGCTCGATCGTGCTGAAAACGTCTCCTGGCACGCCCAGAGGCAGAAGGGGCTCCCCTAAAACACGCTCGCATGATCACGCATATCCACACCAGCAGAGATGAACACTTAACAcccacgttcacacacacacgtagttCACCAGGCCCTCCTGCGGGCTTGTTGTGTCGATCAGGTGAAGGACGCTGGCTGCATCCACAGTGACAATCAGAATCAAAAGCCCTGCGGCACGATCGCTTCAGAATCATAAATCAAGCTGTTGATAAAAAAGAACAGCAGAGAGTGTGTAGAAGtgtgtagaagtgtgtgtgtgtgtttgtgcactggCCTGTGTCGACTGAGTGTTATCGAAACTGCGTGCAGTCCAGCGTTACAGACCACATGAGGAAGAGAAACACGTCCTCGTCGTCCTCAGTCCTCGCCGTCCTCAGTCCTCGCCGCTCTCTCGCCCCATGTTAGTGTCACAGAGAGGCACATGCCTGCGTGtgttcacgtgtgtgtgtgacagctgggGTGACTTGTTGGGGATGGGGGCGCCCCCATCAGAGTCCCCGGAGCCCCGGgctcgagtgtgtgtgtgtgtgtgtgtgtgtgtacatgtgtgtgtggacagtggGGAATTACGGGGATtttttctcttgctctctcacaCTCAGATGTACACACGTTCTCAGTAGAAGGTGTGAAATTGATCTCTGAGCTGCTGAATAATTATTAACAGATTACAgattatttattctttaaagTTTACAGTCTgtatttatatggatacatcttaataaaatgggaacggttggtgacattgaacacattttataagtggtcagaaacttactcatgaaagaataaagttacgttaaaaccaagcacaccatagtttttctgtgtgaaattaccaataaatttgatgtgtcacatgaccctcttcctattgaaaaaacaaaagttggatccaagatggccgactccaaaatggccactatggtcaccacccaccTTGAAAAGTTTgtcccctcacatatactaatgtgccacaaacaggacgttaatgtcaccaaccgtTCCCATATCTGCAGTTTATTGGAACATCAACCTATAAAGCTACAGCTCTAGACCTTCAGTCTTCCTTCAAACGGTCTAGAGCTACAAGCTGCAGATGTAGTTCCCAACAGAGCCTTGAACTCGGTGTAGTTGTCAGTAATTCTTACATTTAATACCTCAAAGTAGAGATTATGCTGAACGTGGCCCTAAATGTCAATCCGGGTCAAGTGTGTGAGAATATACCGATTTCTGCTGAGCCCCCATCcgccctccacacacacacaccacaccacacaaacccacacacacacagatgatgtCCTGGAGGGGTTTGATTTGATTAGCTGCTCTGTTTCTGCCCTCAGTACCAACCTGCTTGACTCTTTTAGCAACCTTGGTTTTCCGGTTTTTCTTTCAGTTCAAAATAAGACGCCGAACCTGCCAGCATCTGTTCGGAGGGATATCAGGAgggggagagagtgtgtgtgtcggagtGTGTGTGACACTGCTGTCATCGGTGTCAGGTGAGGCAAGgcctcgtacacacacacacacacatttgatgcACAGAGCCACATCCTTGACTGCACCTTTAAAGTCTGTTACAGTGGCTCTGATATCCGAACGTGTTTCAGACTCcatcagaggagaagaagaggaggatgaagaccAGGAGATGAAGGTGGTCACGTTCCAGGCCTGTTTATTACATCCGTGCACAGCAGGCCAGAGCTCCAACCCATCAGCCAGGCACTGTTGGTCTGGACCATGAATCAGCGTCCTCCACCGTCCTCCCTGCGAAATGGCTCCGGCCTGTACGGCCATCCGTGGGGAGATGATCTGAAACTCGGCTGGTGGTTTCAGTTGAACCCAGAGCAGATCGGTTGAGTGGACGGCGGTTCTTCGGGGGTTTCACGCCCAGCGCGGCATTACTCTGCAAAATCCTGCACTTCATAACCACTCTGTTCCTGTACCTGATCACAAGcagtcattttaattcattaaagtTCATCAGGAATAAAACAGCCACCagtgatgctttttttatttataatattatagtGATTGTTTTATGCTCATAAGAAGCTcggatttctttttatttataccttgtgatgctttttttatattataatattatagtgATTGTTTTATGCTCATAAGAAGCTcggatttctttttatttataccttgtgatgcttttttatattttaatattatagtGATTGTTTTATGCTCATAAGAAGCTcggatttctttttatttataccttgtgatgcttttttatattatatattatagtgATTGTTTTATGCTCATAAGAAGCTcggatttctttttatttatccttgtgatgctttttttattataatattatagtgATTGTTTTATGCTCATAAGAAGCTcggatttcttttatttataccttgtgatgcttttttatattaatattatagtGATTGTTTTATGCTCATAAGAAGCTcggatttctttttatttataccttGTGATGCTTTTTTATACTATTATATTATAGTGATTGTTTTATGCTCAATGCTCAACGTCGTGTATccattttattgttcattttttaaagtaaagagtGAAAAAGGGATAAATATGCATGATATTCAtcatttttacaattacaaaataaaaatttgataGAGTTTTGGTTATTCTTGTTTGAAGTCCTAAAATGGAAGAACGATCACACTTCTTTTCATCCGGCAGATGAAGGATTTTCCGTCTGAAGACGAGCTGTGAAAGGTTCCAGAACTTTCTCTTTTCTCGAGTCCTGAATGTTGAGAAGTGAAATAAGTGAGATCTGCCCCACATGCGGCGCCTCTCGGTTCGCTGTGATTTAAAATCGTCTTCGTCACGTTCAGACGGCGTTGATCTGAAGATTCGGGTTCCCGGAATGGCGGCTCAACTAAAACACTTTCATTCAAAAACCGAACTAAAGAAAATCGTGCATGATGCCTTTtgttgacccctgacctccagTCTCTACAGACGGTCGGTTTAAAGACGGGGGTTCGGATGATGCTGTTGTGCCTTCTGAAAATGTCCCCTCACGTCTTCCTCTGCGACAAACGACATCCTCACACCACAGATAACTGGTAGAACGCTTGACGAATGTCGCCGCAGAAGCACCGATGTGTGTGACATCATTTGAATACGCTTACGGTCAGTCTGGAAATGCAGCAAGTGCACTTcttggaaaatgtgtgtgtgtgtgtgtgtgtgtgtgttggtgtgtgtgtgtgtgtgtgtgtgtgtgtgtgcggtgtgtgtgtgcgtgtgtgtgtgtgttattgctgCCCACCTTGAAGTCCATTTGAATATACGGTATGCGTGTCCAGCGAGAATTCACCCCTCCCTGACCTTGGGCCGAGTGCTGCATCTGCTCTGAggtttctgttggtgtgtgtgtggtgtgtgagtgtgtgtgtgtgggtgtgagcgtgtgggtgtgtgtgagtgtgtgttcactgCTGACTAATGTCAGTTCTCGGGGGGTTTGGGGGTTTGGCTCAGTCAGAGCAGGACGACTTCCTGATCAGCTGGCAGGTGTCCTCGAGGTCGAGAACCTCCCAGAATGCCGTTAAACATGTGGATGAGACTAATGaataagcacttttttttttaaaccctctcaACTTCAGAGGGTAAAGATGACATCCAGGCGAGCGCCAACAACCAACGGTGTCGGTACGGCAACTACTGAGAACTTCGCCAACGTTTCCCCACGACAAGCCAACATGTACTGATCCTGCGGCTGCCGTTAATATATCATACAGGCAGAAGAAGCATGCAAGATGTTACAAACACGTATCTGAAGGCAGAgaatcaaaccccacttactaccatcgtgtccccgaggtcgaagtttattgtcatatgtacaaaagTACGGTGTACAGAGCACAattgaaattcttacttgaaaacccctcccatgcagacagaacatagaacatgatacatagaagacacagaagacaaagtgcagcagcaataaataataagtcacagaaggatcaatctaagttgcataagaaagtgattgtgcataattgaagtgacagtgacagtgcagactatgtgttgtatagcctgatggctgCTGGGGTacaaaactgttcctgaatcgtgttgTGCGCGTGTGAAATGTCCCGAGTAAAGAGTGACAGTGCGtggtggctggggtccttcaggatgctcttcgtacttaaccctgagtgtcctccagggggggactgttccctgtaactactgactgtaaagtcgctcgggataagggcgtctggtaaaatgctgttaaaacattattattttaattattagttTGATGTTACTGTTGTCATTATCATGTACTCCTCCCACCACACCACGCCCACGCCCTCCGTCACccgtggccccgccccgcccctaaaaaaatcagatttaaaCCCAAACTCGAGACTCAACCCGAATCGAGACCCTGAGAGGAAAAAAGGGGTTCAGTCCCACTCGTAACTACTTATCATGTGAGTCTGACTAACTTTtcgatttatttattggttCCTTTACTGGAGCTtttgatgttgtaaatgtgaTTCTTGATTATTAGATTGCCGTCAGTAGTTTATGTTGAATTGGTTCTTTAATATGTTGGTTTTATACTCTGTGGTTATTACTCCTCTTTCATCCGCTTTAATTGAACCGGTAGATGGACGCGGACGCGGTGCGCGCCGCCCCGGGCGGGAAGCTCCGCCGGTGGCTGATCGAGCAGGTGGACTCGGGCCGGTACCAGCGGCCTGGTGTGGGACAAGCGAGGACAGGAGCGTCTTCCGCGTCCCGTGGAAACACGCCGGCAAGCAGGACTACACCGGGGACGAGGACGCGGCGCTATTCAAGGTGTCCCGTTATTTCCCCAACACCGACATTCCATATTCCacactgtatatatacagtacaaagtctgggacaccttctcattcaacgtgtttttctttattttcatgaccatttacgtttgatagattctcactgaaggcatcaaaactatgaatgaacacatgtggagttctgtacttaacaaaaaaaggtgaaataagtgaaaacatgttttatattctagtttcttt
Coding sequences within it:
- the LOC114781116 gene encoding proteasome assembly chaperone 4-like, coding for MQGPDDTGSGISVHRFSEKLLEQPVHFHVMKLSGGFFLWIGAAPVLSNLAVSVNSRLDSAPLSTLILGDPSDPGPSSLSQRLARRTKKQVFLSCQLPLSDGRLALLVENRIKQEMETRPDAF
- the LOC114781118 gene encoding solute carrier family 22 member 23-like, producing the protein MASATLGACVSPLLDHQELRGFFLLRVILTCTCLLSLICIPLLRETTGQPLPESIAEAEGLLRRPLPSGEQHCLLQRPEVTDTPLRQLTTDTPNGVRTS